In Helianthus annuus cultivar XRQ/B chromosome 3, HanXRQr2.0-SUNRISE, whole genome shotgun sequence, a single window of DNA contains:
- the LOC110929212 gene encoding PXMP2/4 family protein 4, translating into MNTTLHQITHHMRIHVQHNLQLSNAFSSRFPLRRPVFNVPIRRRFSSKTNGAKASASLTNSGPIWWYLSMIKARPILTKSVTSAVIYTFADLTSQTITKQSSEAYDFVRTCRMAGYAMVVLGPSLHVWFNFVSRVLPKQDLVTTFKKMFMGQAIFGPIMTALFFSVNAALQGESGKEIIARLKRDMLPTMTSNVIYWPLCDFVTFRFIPVHLQPLVNNAFSYVWTIYITYMASLSKAAPTN; encoded by the exons ATGAACACAACCCTCCACCAAATTACCCACCACATGCGAATCCATGTCCAACACAACCTCCAACTTTCCAACGCTTTTTCCTCCCGCTTTCCTCTTCGGCGACCGGTCTTTAATGTTCCCATACGTCGTCGTTTCAGTAGTAAGACCAATGGTGCAAAGGCTTCGGCCTCCTTGACCAATAGCGGACCGATCTGGTGGTATTTGAGCATGATTAAAGCCAGACCTATTCTTACTAAGAGCGTTACGTCTGCTGTTATTTATACTTTTGCTGATTTGACATCTCAG ACAATTACAAAGCAATCATCCGAAGCTTACGATTTCGTAAGGACGTGCCGTATGGCTGGATACGCAATGGTCGTATTAGGTCCATCACTACATGTCTGGTTTAATTTCGTGTCAAGAGTGTTACCTAAGCAGGACCTCGTCACGACTTTTAAAAAGATGTTTATGGGGCAGGCTATCTTTGGACCTATTATGACTGCTTTATTTTTCTCTGTGAATGCAGCCCTGCAAg GCGAAAGTGGTAAGGAGATTATAGCTCGATTAAAGAGAGATATGTTGCCCACAATGACCAGTAACGTTATTTACTGGCCGTTATGTGATTTCGTCACATTCAGATTCATCCCTGTTCATTTGCAG CCGCTAGTGAACAACGCGTTTTCATATGTATGGACAATTTATATCACATACATGGCTAGCTTATCGAAAGCGGCACCAACTAATTAA
- the LOC110929211 gene encoding uncharacterized protein LOC110929211 → MGANQQYTRIDTLELKALLHQKIGQQRSEKYFNLLNKLFSLQLSKSDFDKFCIRTIGRENLPLHNRLISSIVRNAALAKVPPPTVKKLANSLNVKVSRAPQRNSLQTLYGDAFPLSPRKSRSPRSPRDRKFKDRFSPLGPNGSKVHQEAHQSPTELHSLGSRPPVEVLSVEDGEEVVSGSPGIQSRSPVTAPLGITLKLGPARKMIHHSSSSRPRSHTCENSYELPDSRSLRGRLKEKLDPEGLSISDDCVNLLNVGLDAYLKRLMEPCIGLLARSKIGRAAPGSYRQRLRTPAVSVLDFNVAMECDPSKLGTDWATRYERLCFSAFK, encoded by the coding sequence ATGGGTGCGAATCAGCAATATACAAGAATAGATACATTAGAGCTAAAAGCTCTTTTACATCAAAAGATCGGACAACAAAGATCAGAGAAATATTTCAACTTGCTAAACAAACTATTCAGTCTCCAGCTCAGCAAGAGCGATTTCGACAAATTCTGCATTCGTACCATCGGGCGGGAAAATCTCCCTCTTCACAATCGATTAATTTCATCGATCGTAAGAAACGCCGCACTAGCTAAAGTTCCACCACCAACAGTGAAAAAGTTAGCAAACTCTCTCAACGTCAAAGTTTCACGGGCCCCACAAAGGAACAGTCTTCAGACGCTTTACGGAGATGCATTTCCTTTATCACCTCGCAAGAGCCGATCTCCACGATCCCCGAGAGACCGCAAATTTAAGGATCGGTTTAGTCCTCTTGGGCCCAACGGGTCGAAGGTGCACCAGGAGGCCCATCAAAGCCCAACTGAACTACATTCTCTCGGTAGCAGACCGCCTGTTGAAGTTTTATCTGTTGAAGACGGTGAAGAAGTGGTTTCCGGAAGTCCCGGGATTCAAAGCAGAAGCCCGGTTACGGCTCCTCTTGGTATTACTTTGAAACTGGGCCCGGCCCGGAAAATGATACACCATAGTAGTAGTTCTCGACCCCGGTCTCATACATGTGAGAACAGCTACGAGTTACCTGATAGTAGATCTTTGAGGGGTCGTTTGAAGGAGAAACTCGACCCTGAGGGGCTAAGTATTTCAGACGACTGTGTTAATTTGTTAAACGTCGGTTTGGATGCATACTTGAAGAGATTGATGGAACCTTGTATCGGGCTGCTTGCCCGGTCGAAGATCGGTAGAGCCGCACCTGGGTCGTATAGGCAAAGGCTAAGGACACCAGCAGTGTCGGTTTTGGATTTCAACGTTGCGATGGAGTGTGATCCAAGTAAACTTGGAACAGATTGGGCAACCCGATATGAGAGGTTGTGTTTTAGCGCGTTTAAGTAA